Proteins encoded together in one Gammaproteobacteria bacterium window:
- a CDS encoding nucleotide sugar dehydrogenase, translating to MNANALSERIQNRTARVTVIGQGYVGLPLAIAFAHAGYKVTGLDSSPEKVDSLNQGRSPIPDVPHEELQKLRESGHYTATRDFAVLADSDVAIICVPTPLRKTKDPDISYVMAASEEVAQHLHPGQLVVLESTTYPGTTEEILLPLFSDHGGVAGVDFFLAFSPERIDPANPKFKVRDIPKVVGGVTNECSRLAASLYRQVVPNVLEVSSPRVAEMAKLYENVFRNVNIALANELALMCHRLGVNTREVIDAAATKPFGFMPFHPGPGVGGHCIGIDSAYLAWKMKLNGYDARFIHLAEEINQSMPTRVVQMLSDALNKRQRSLNGAKVLALGVAYKPNVGDVRESPALEVIHQLQERGADVCYADPHVPKVAFNGTQLDAVVADEKAYRDADCVVILTDHSEFDYKRIASSASLVVDTRNATWGILNPKAEVIRL from the coding sequence ATGAACGCCAATGCTTTGAGTGAACGCATCCAGAACCGCACCGCGCGGGTGACCGTCATCGGCCAGGGCTATGTCGGCCTGCCGCTGGCGATCGCCTTCGCCCATGCCGGCTACAAGGTGACGGGCCTGGATTCCAGCCCGGAGAAGGTTGACTCCCTCAACCAGGGCCGTTCGCCCATCCCGGACGTGCCGCACGAGGAACTGCAGAAGCTGCGCGAATCCGGCCATTACACCGCGACCCGTGACTTCGCGGTGCTGGCGGATTCGGACGTGGCCATCATCTGCGTGCCCACGCCGCTGCGCAAGACCAAGGATCCGGACATCTCCTACGTCATGGCGGCCTCCGAGGAGGTTGCCCAGCACCTGCATCCGGGCCAGCTGGTCGTGCTTGAATCCACCACCTATCCCGGCACCACCGAGGAGATCCTGCTGCCGCTGTTCTCGGACCACGGCGGCGTGGCGGGCGTGGACTTCTTCCTGGCGTTCTCGCCGGAGCGTATCGACCCGGCCAACCCCAAGTTCAAGGTGCGCGACATCCCGAAGGTCGTGGGCGGCGTCACCAACGAGTGCTCGCGCCTCGCGGCCTCGCTGTACCGTCAGGTCGTGCCGAACGTGCTGGAGGTCTCCAGCCCGCGCGTGGCCGAGATGGCCAAGCTCTACGAGAACGTGTTCCGCAACGTCAACATCGCGCTCGCCAACGAGCTGGCGCTGATGTGCCACCGCCTGGGTGTCAATACCCGCGAGGTGATAGACGCGGCCGCCACCAAGCCCTTCGGCTTCATGCCGTTCCACCCGGGCCCGGGCGTGGGCGGCCACTGCATCGGCATCGACTCGGCCTACCTCGCCTGGAAGATGAAGCTCAACGGCTATGATGCCCGCTTCATCCACCTGGCCGAGGAGATCAACCAGTCCATGCCCACGCGCGTGGTGCAGATGCTCTCCGATGCGCTCAACAAGCGGCAGCGCTCCCTCAATGGCGCCAAGGTGCTGGCGCTGGGCGTGGCCTACAAGCCGAACGTGGGTGATGTCCGCGAGTCGCCGGCGCTTGAGGTCATACACCAGCTGCAGGAGCGCGGTGCCGACGTGTGCTACGCGGACCCCCATGTGCCGAAGGTCGCTTTCAATGGCACCCAGCTCGACGCTGTGGTGGCGGACGAGAAGGCCTATCGTGATGCCGATTGCGTGGTGATCCTCACCGATCACAGCGAGTTCGACTACAAGCGCATCGCCAGCTCGGCGTCGCTGGTGGTGGATACCCGCAACGCGACTTGGGGGATCCTCAATCCCAAGGCCGAGGTGATCCGGCTGTGA